In Pirellulales bacterium, the sequence AGGTTGCCGCCGGCGAATGGCGCGATTACGCGATGGACTTTCTGAAGGACCGCGCGGTGTTTTCGGTCTACCGCCGCAGTTCCGAAGTGCCGCTTTACCGGATCGAGAAAGATCCCTCGCTCGCGCGCAAGCAGGGCGCCTACTCGGTGATCTCCGCGACCGGTCACATTCTGCGTCGCGGCCATGAACTTGATCGCGTGCTGCGCGCGTCGATCGACAAATCGTCGCTGGCGCTGGTGGGAAGTTGAAATTAGCTGTCGTCCCCGCGTAGGCGGGGACCCATACACCGCGGCCCATCGACGACAGTCTTAAGGTGACTTCGTTCCGCCGGCACCAATCGTGCGCTGCATCAGCACG encodes:
- a CDS encoding DUF2794 domain-containing protein is translated as MSFGSGDIDPSQSSGGGTLARTGAAPTQIPSQVTFSRRELNRILDLYGRKVAAGEWRDYAMDFLKDRAVFSVYRRSSEVPLYRIEKDPSLARKQGAYSVISATGHILRRGHELDRVLRASIDKSSLALVGS